In a single window of the Salmo trutta chromosome 23, fSalTru1.1, whole genome shotgun sequence genome:
- the cimip2b gene encoding ciliary microtubule inner protein 2B, producing the protein MDEFPPKFSKVLVTPDPQYIPGYAGYCPQLKYHLGKTYGQLTAKLLSSPEVSRSRRLVLHTGRFPSTETDMGPRDENWRSHHGERRNLERRIPGYTGFVPKSQNYFSRTYAETCREALSEFDRDQQKRVRLASADIPLVSNTTNSEFKPRRLSTPLTAISKDPAPYEALDPWKPKVSPYFMEDSSPHKYFISGFTGYVPKSRFLIGTGYPITTNKALVQFGKEMRSDPTSLRLPGEESGVLPPIPTVYPSHRGLLPSYTGHVPGHKFRYGQTFGQLTHNALGLSGTQKIEARAQ; encoded by the exons ATGGATGAATTCCCACCCAAATTCAGCAAGGTGCTGGTGACACCTGATCCGCAGTACATACCGGG gTATGCAGGTTACTGCCCCCAGCTGAAGTACCACCTGGGGAAGACCTACGGACAGCTGACTGCCAAGCTGCTGTCCTCTCCGGAGGTGTCGCGCTCACGTCGCCTGGTCCTCCACACGGGCCGCTTCCCCTCCACAGAGACAGACATGGGCCCGCGGGACGAGAACTGGAGGAGCCACCATGGAGAACGCAGGAATCTAGAGAGGAGGATACCGGGCTACACTG GCTTTGTCCCCAAAAGCCAGAACTACTTCTCCCGTACCTATGCTGAGACGTGTCGCGAGGCACTGTCTGAGTTTGACCGAGACCAGCAGAAGAGGGTTCGTCTGGCATCAGCAGACATACCGCTTGTCAGCAACACCACCAATTCCGAGTTTAAA CCTCGGAGACTGAGCACCCCTCTGACGGCCATCTCCAAAGATCCAGCCCCCTACGAGGCCCTGGACCCCTGGAAGCCCAAAGTGTCTCCTTACTTCATGGAGGACAGCAGTCCACACAAGTACTTCATCTCAG GTTTCACAGGGTACGTGCCCAAATCTCGCTTCCTGATTGGCACGGGATACCCCATCACCACCAACAAGGCCCTGGTCCAGTTTGGAAAGGAAATGAGGAGTGACCCCACCTCCCTGCGCCTCCCCGGGGAGGAATCAGGAGTCCTGCCCCCCATCCCCACAGTCTACCCGTCCCACCGGGGCCTGCTGCCCTCCTACACCGGCCATGTTCCAG GACACAAGTTCAGGTACGGGCAGACCTTTGGACAGCTTACCCACAATGCCCTAGGGCTAAGCGGCACTCAGAAGATAGAGGCCAGAGCTCAGTAA